The following coding sequences lie in one Sesamum indicum cultivar Zhongzhi No. 13 linkage group LG9, S_indicum_v1.0, whole genome shotgun sequence genomic window:
- the LOC105171236 gene encoding uncharacterized protein LOC105171236 isoform X1 — protein MAGEHSESSPLMAPTPISDPSEIDLEAGPDEQIQCRICLETDGRDFIAPCKCKGTSKYVHRECLDHWRAVKEGFAFAHCTTCKAPYYMRVHAVADRKWRTLKFRFFVTRDILFIFFSVQLVIALLSYLVYLIDAYQKFWLRLTWGFDSELSFYYICGALLFFSLLGLSGCFITCYDRRVRNDLAQPCRELCICCCHPGICADCHLPGTLCMWTDCTTCFEGCASAAGECGCLGGAGEAGLPLLFILAIIVLGLFTVIGIFYSVLVTTMVGQRIWQRHYHILAKRMLTKEYVVEDVDAEMAGADWSPAPLPPEHVQQLKALGLL, from the exons ATGGCTGGGGAGCACTCGGAATCTTCGCCGCTGATGGCGCCGACGCCGATCTCGGACCCTTCTGAAATTGACCTCGAGGCGG GTCCTGATGAGCAAATTCAATGCCGAATTTGCCTCGAAACCGACG GTAGGGATTTTATTGCTCCTTGCAAGTGCAAAGGGACATCGAAGTACGTTCACAGAGAATGTCTGGATCATTGGCGTGCTGTAaag GAAGGTTTTGCCTTTGCCCATTGCACAACTTGCAAGGCTCCTTATTATATGAGAGTACATGCTGTTGCTGATAGGAAATGGCGAACATTGAAGTTCCGATTTTTTGTCACTAGGGATATTCTGTTTATCTTTTTCTCTGTCCAGCTG GTTATTGCTCTATTGTCGTATCTGGTGTATCTTATAGATGCTTACCAGAAATTTTGGCTTCGTCTGACCTGGGGTTTTGATAGCGAACTTAGTTTCTACTACATATGTG GGGCattattgtttttctctttgctGGGTTTATCCGGTTGCTTCATAACTTGTTATGACAGAAGAGTGCGCAACGATTTAGCTCAGCCGTGTCGAGAATTGTGTATTTGTTGTTGTCATCCTGG TATATGTGCCGATTGCCATTTGCCTGGCACTCTTTGTATGTGGACCGATTGTACCACATGCTTTGAAGGTTGTGCTAGTGCGGCTGGCGAATGTGGTTGCTTGGGAGGTGCTGGTGAAGCTGGATTGCCATTACTGTTTATATTGGCTATAATAGTACTTGGTTTGTTTACTGTCATTGGTATATTCTATAGTGTGTTGGTCACCACAATGGTTGGACAACGGATTTGGCAGCGACACTACCACATACTTGCAAAAAGAATGCTAACAAAA GAATATGTCGTTGAGGATGTCGATGCTGAGATGGCCGGAGCCGATTGGTCACCCGCACCTCTGCCCCCTGAGCATGTTCAGCAGCTGAAAGCGCTTGGGCTTCTATGA
- the LOC105171236 gene encoding uncharacterized protein LOC105171236 isoform X2: protein MAPTPISDPSEIDLEAGPDEQIQCRICLETDGRDFIAPCKCKGTSKYVHRECLDHWRAVKEGFAFAHCTTCKAPYYMRVHAVADRKWRTLKFRFFVTRDILFIFFSVQLVIALLSYLVYLIDAYQKFWLRLTWGFDSELSFYYICGALLFFSLLGLSGCFITCYDRRVRNDLAQPCRELCICCCHPGICADCHLPGTLCMWTDCTTCFEGCASAAGECGCLGGAGEAGLPLLFILAIIVLGLFTVIGIFYSVLVTTMVGQRIWQRHYHILAKRMLTKEYVVEDVDAEMAGADWSPAPLPPEHVQQLKALGLL from the exons ATGGCGCCGACGCCGATCTCGGACCCTTCTGAAATTGACCTCGAGGCGGGTCCTGATGAGCAAATTCAATGCCGAATTTGCCTCGAAACCGACG GTAGGGATTTTATTGCTCCTTGCAAGTGCAAAGGGACATCGAAGTACGTTCACAGAGAATGTCTGGATCATTGGCGTGCTGTAaag GAAGGTTTTGCCTTTGCCCATTGCACAACTTGCAAGGCTCCTTATTATATGAGAGTACATGCTGTTGCTGATAGGAAATGGCGAACATTGAAGTTCCGATTTTTTGTCACTAGGGATATTCTGTTTATCTTTTTCTCTGTCCAGCTG GTTATTGCTCTATTGTCGTATCTGGTGTATCTTATAGATGCTTACCAGAAATTTTGGCTTCGTCTGACCTGGGGTTTTGATAGCGAACTTAGTTTCTACTACATATGTG GGGCattattgtttttctctttgctGGGTTTATCCGGTTGCTTCATAACTTGTTATGACAGAAGAGTGCGCAACGATTTAGCTCAGCCGTGTCGAGAATTGTGTATTTGTTGTTGTCATCCTGG TATATGTGCCGATTGCCATTTGCCTGGCACTCTTTGTATGTGGACCGATTGTACCACATGCTTTGAAGGTTGTGCTAGTGCGGCTGGCGAATGTGGTTGCTTGGGAGGTGCTGGTGAAGCTGGATTGCCATTACTGTTTATATTGGCTATAATAGTACTTGGTTTGTTTACTGTCATTGGTATATTCTATAGTGTGTTGGTCACCACAATGGTTGGACAACGGATTTGGCAGCGACACTACCACATACTTGCAAAAAGAATGCTAACAAAA GAATATGTCGTTGAGGATGTCGATGCTGAGATGGCCGGAGCCGATTGGTCACCCGCACCTCTGCCCCCTGAGCATGTTCAGCAGCTGAAAGCGCTTGGGCTTCTATGA